The DNA window ACTTCTATCATCTCACTAAGAGAGATTGTTTGGGATTCCTCTAAATTGAATATCTCATAAATGCCTTGGTTTTCTCTTAAATAATCTATATTTTTTAATATCCCATCTAGAATATCATCTATATATGTCTAATCTCTTTCTGAAGACCCGTCCCCGTAAAAAGGTATTGCTTCTCCTTCTGTATTTTGTAAATTTATATATTGCTAGATTAGGTCTTTGACTAGGTCCGTAAACATTAAAAAATCTAAGTTGGATAATATCTATGTTATAAAAATGAGAATACACATGTCCTATAACTTCTCCTGATTTTTTAGTTGCTGCGTAAGGAGAATAGCATAATCAACATTGATTCTATACTTTTTACACAGTTCAAGAATATTCATTAAACCTTTAATATTAACATTTTCATACAATAAAGGATCTTCCAAAGATGGTCTTATCCCTGGCATAGCCACTAGATTTATTACCATCTCTATGCTGTTTTCAGAAAAAACTTTTTCCAAAAGAGATACATTCCTTATATCTCCTTTAAAAAGTTGAAATCTTTCATTAAACTTTGATCACTTATGAAAAAATATTATAGCTTTTCCTACAAAATACATTGGGATAAATAAAATCCAAAGTACAAAGGTTAATAAATTAGAAAATACTTTTTTCATGGGATAACCTCACTTTATTCTGGTGATGATATTCGATAAACATAGTTGCTTCCTATTTCAAATTGACTAAAATTGTTTAAAATGCCTTTGAGTTCCTGATTTCTTTTTATATCTTTTTTCCTTACAAAAAGAACCATACTCTTTTCATTTACAGCTTTTTTTAAAGTATCTAAATCCCCTATATTTGTCACCGGCTCATGGAGATATACGTCCATATTTTCGGCCTTTTCAAAATTGAATGCGTAGTAACTGCTTTTTCCGCCTTCTGTCCTCAGCTTTTCACCTTTTTCGGCTAAACTCCTAAGCCCTATCTCGTTGTTTAAGTTTTCCATATTCAAAGAAATGGAAAAAATCAGAAAGAGCATTCCACCTACAATTCCCCAGGATGACTTTTTAAAATCACCCTTTACTGTATTTGAAAATGAATATATACCTAATAAAGATATAAGCAGCATACCGATGTAAAATAAAACATTTCCTGCGAACGGGAGTTTGTCTAAAAATGCAACTACCAAAACCCCTGGAAACATTAAAACCATCAATAATCCGGGAAGGGCCGTACACCATCTCCAGTATTTTTCCTTCGCCAACCTTCTAAACTGAATTATAGAAAGGAAAGTCACAAAGGGATAAACTGGGAGGAGATATATCTCAAGTTTGCTGCTTATAATGGAAAGCAGAACAAATGTGGATACGACAACTGTTCTAAAGAACTTTTCCAGAACTCCTGCATTTTTTCTGTTTTTAATTCCCAGGATAAAAGTAGTGAAATAAAAAACAGACCATGGAAGAAAAACAACTGGAAATTCAATAAAGTAATAATAAAAAGGCCTGTTATGTTTGAAGGAGTTTACTCCCCTTCCTACAGTCTGTTTAACTGTGAGGTTATAGAGGTAATCTTTTCCCCCTTCAAGGTATACAAGGGCAAGCCAAATTGCAGCCATACCAACCAGCATGAAAAATCCCCATATGGGAAGATACTTATTTATTTTGGAAAGCTTTTTTTCAGTGGATAGAAATACGGCTATAGAAACAAGGGGAATGAGCATCCCCAGAGGGCCCTTGGTGAACAGTGCAAGAAAGATCCACACCCATACAAGATAAGGCTCCCAGGACTTTCCAGTCTCGGTATAGCACCTATAAAAGCTGAATAGGGCAAGTACGATAAACAGTGTCATTAGCATATCCATCCTCAGAATAAGTCCCCCTCCTAGGAATATAGCGGTGGTGAAGAGGATCCCTGATGCCAGAGTCTGATCTCCTTCGTCAAGAACGGAGGAAGACCACCTGCTCATTACTATAAGTATCAAGAGGGCCGGTAAAAGACTGAATATTCCAATTGCAGGGACACTGTAGCTTCCGGTTATGTTCTTTACCATCATGATGATCCAGAAGTATAAGGGTGGCTTGTCTGCATATGGGATTCCGTGATTATAAAAAGCAAAGGTATTTCCTTTATCTAGTGCCTCAGTTACTATACTTATATATTTAAGTTCGTTGTCAGGTGTAAGGTCTCTGAAAAAGAAAAGAGGGTAAACAAGGAGAGTCATTGCGATAAATATTAATATTTTTCTATTTTTCATGAATTCAATTCCTTTCAGACAGGAAATATTTAAAATATCCTAGTCTTTTGTATTTTTAACTACCTTGTACAAATGTATAGTTTTATCTTCATCTTCATATTTGTAATATGTATTTTTACTTTTAATTATAAATTCAGTCCTAAATTTTTCATTTATTAACGGTTCTTCTCTGTCGTCTAAAACAAAAAAAATGTTGGGAAGCTCTTGAAGATCACCGATTAATTCTATCTTTTTGCCTACATTCCACACATTTGTGATTTCGTCGTCATCAAATGTATAGATGGGGTATTCTTGTGGTCCTGAACTTTTGAGAGTACTCAAATATTTATATTCATCTCGATATTCTGTTCTTACATACTTTTCTACAAACCATGTCACAGAGATGTTGATTGTAATCATTAAGAACCCTGTCATAAAAAGAATTTGTTCAATTTTTCTTTTTTTTATAAATCCCATTACAAATTCGTATGAAAAGAATAAAAAAAACATTGCAATAAATGATAAATATACGATTCCTATATGCCCACTTCTATATCCTTTGAAGTAAAACATAGGGGGAATTAAAATCGATATTGTGACCATAAGAATGGTATGAGTTTTTATTATAAAATTTTCTATTTTTACAAGCTTTTTCCACTCTCTGTTTATGAAATAAAAGATGAGATGTGAGGCCATCATAGGAGTCAGTATATACAGTGGAACTCCATACCTTTTTTTCTTCATTTTTATTAAAGATATCAAAACAAAAGTTATTAAATTCCATAAAAAAAGCATTGAGAAAAATTTATTGTCTGGGCTTCTTTTTTCTGACCATTTTTTGAAAAAAGAAGCGAGAGCAAAAATCATCCATACACCTATATAAATAATATAGTCAAAATAGTAAAATATGCTTTTTACATGTTTGTTCAACCAGGTAGAAGCCTCTTTATTCATGACAGAGATAAAGAGATCTTTTTGAGTTAACATAATCGCCGCAGGCCATAAAGCAGCTAAGCTCACTCCTATAATAATAGTAAATAATATTTTTTTCCAGCTAACTCTTATATTTGAAAACCCATAGGTCACAGAATACGCTACAAAAAATGGTAACATCATGCCGTAGACAGGTACGGGCCCTTTACTGAGGAGTGATGCTCCCATAAAGATACCGGAGATTATGAAATCCATTGTGTTCAAGGATTTTAAACCTATAAAAATATATGTAACACATCCAAACATAAAAATATAGGGGAACATATCCCAGGCATCCTCATTTCCAAGTTTTATTATCATAAAGGTTGTGGTACTTACCAACCCAGATATAAAAGCCAATTCAGGATTTTCCGTAGCTGATTTTACCAGGAAATAAATCAGAAAAATCAGTCCCAAGGTGCATATTGCAATTGGAAGTCTGAGGACAAACTCATTGGTTGTTGTGTTAAAAAATTTCATAAATAAAGCTGTCAGCCATGTGGGAAAGGGAGGTTTTTCAAATCTGAATTCACCGTTCATGGTGGTTATGATCCAGTTCCCATTTTGTACCATCTCTCTGGCAGTAACAAAATTTCGTGCTTCCATTATTCCTACCCTGCCAACCCATAGGCTAGGAAACAGGGTTATTATTCCAGATAAAAAAAGATAAAGAAGATTTTTTTTCTCTCTAACCTGCATCGCTACCTCCAGCCAGCCTCTCTTTTTTTATGAGATATAGGTTTCTTGTGTAAATAAAGAGATTTGGAGCCTGTCCCAGTATAAATACAGGGTCCTTTCTGTATATAGCATATATCAGTAGGAAAAAACTTCCAATAATACTAAATATCCAGAAGGAAAGAGGGATTACACTCTTGCCTGCCCTCTCGCTGGCCATCCACTGAACTAGAAACCTCATGGAAAAAAAAGCCTGGCCTACAAATCCCAGTATTAAAAAAGGTTTCATTTTTGATTTCCTCCAGTCTCAAATTCATATTTTAAAATCCTGTTTTTCATCCATCTTACAGCAAAGGCATCTTTTAATCCTTTGAAAAGCCTGTTCCAAACTCCGTACTTTGAAACTCCGAACTCTCTGTCATAGTGCCTCACAGGGACCTCTACAACCTTAAACCCCCTGAGTCTTGCAAGGGTGGGAAGGAATCTGTGCATCCCCTCAAATAATACGTAGCTTTTGGCAACTTCCTTCTTGAATAATTTTAAAGGGCAGCCTGTATCCTGTATGTTATCCCCAGTTATGAGGTTTCTGACACCGTTTCCAACTAGAGAAGAGATTTTTTTCTTGATTCCGTCCTCTCTTGATGCTCTTCTGCCGTTTACCATGTCATAATTTTCAAGGTACGGTAAAAGGGTATAGATATCATCTGGGTCTGTCTGAAGATCTGAATCCATAGTGACAACAATATCTCCAGAGCATTTTTCAAAACCTGCAGCTAAAGCGGCAGTCTGACCGTTGTTTTTCGTGAAATGATATACTTTTATATGCCCATTTTGCGAAGCTTCCTGGTCTAGTATCTCTCTGCTCTTATCTGTACTTCCATCATTTATAAGGATAATCTCATAGGATATAAACTCTTTCCTCACTGAATCCTCAACTTTTTTTATAAAACGTGATATATTTTCTTCTTCATTGTATACTGGTGCTATGACAGATATTCTCTGCATCTGTATTCCTCCTTATTTTTAACCTTTTTCTTTTATCATTTGATTGTAGTTCATAAAGATAAAGATTTGGTAAAAATTTATTTTATTTTTTCATCATTTTTTTACTATACTAATGTATAGTTGTATTACATGGCTTATTAAAGGAGTTTTTAATATGAAAAAAATATTGATTGTAGAGGACGAAAAAAAAATAAGCAGATATCTACAGCTAGAGCTTGAACACGAGGGCTATTCTATAGACATTGCTGATGACGGTGCAATTGCCTTAGAGTTTTTTAAAAAGAATTTTTACAATATAATTTTACTTGATCTTATGTTGCCAAAACTCTCTGGGGAAGAGGTGTGCCGTCAAATAAGAGAAAAATCTGAGGTTCCTGTGATAGTTCTTACTGCTAGAGATAAAACTTTCAGTAAAATAAATCTTTTGGATCTGGGAGCGGATGATTATATAACAAAACCCTTTGCTATAGGCGAACTTTTAGCACGTATAAGGGTGGCACTTAGGCATAAGAAAAAATTTTCTGACGGAGATCAGGTCATTGATTACGGAGGGATCCGGATCAACCTGGATAAGAAAGTGGTGGATATTCAAGAGAAAGAAGTTTCCCTTACAAAAACTGAATTTAATCTTCTTCATTATCTTGTATTAAACAGAGAGATAGTTTTATCGAGGGAACAGATGTTAAATAATGTATGGGGATATGATTATGCAGGTGGTGAAAAAATAGTGGATGTATATATAAAATCTTTGAGAAAAAAAATAGATTATGGTGAAAAAAAGCTTATACATACAATAAGAGGATTTGGATATAT is part of the uncultured Ilyobacter sp. genome and encodes:
- a CDS encoding glycosyltransferase family 39 protein, which codes for MQVREKKNLLYLFLSGIITLFPSLWVGRVGIMEARNFVTAREMVQNGNWIITTMNGEFRFEKPPFPTWLTALFMKFFNTTTNEFVLRLPIAICTLGLIFLIYFLVKSATENPELAFISGLVSTTTFMIIKLGNEDAWDMFPYIFMFGCVTYIFIGLKSLNTMDFIISGIFMGASLLSKGPVPVYGMMLPFFVAYSVTYGFSNIRVSWKKILFTIIIGVSLAALWPAAIMLTQKDLFISVMNKEASTWLNKHVKSIFYYFDYIIYIGVWMIFALASFFKKWSEKRSPDNKFFSMLFLWNLITFVLISLIKMKKKRYGVPLYILTPMMASHLIFYFINREWKKLVKIENFIIKTHTILMVTISILIPPMFYFKGYRSGHIGIVYLSFIAMFFLFFSYEFVMGFIKKRKIEQILFMTGFLMITINISVTWFVEKYVRTEYRDEYKYLSTLKSSGPQEYPIYTFDDDEITNVWNVGKKIELIGDLQELPNIFFVLDDREEPLINEKFRTEFIIKSKNTYYKYEDEDKTIHLYKVVKNTKD
- a CDS encoding lipid-A-disaccharide synthase N-terminal domain-containing protein, which gives rise to MKPFLILGFVGQAFFSMRFLVQWMASERAGKSVIPLSFWIFSIIGSFFLLIYAIYRKDPVFILGQAPNLFIYTRNLYLIKKERLAGGSDAG
- a CDS encoding GDP-mannose 4,6-dehydratase, translated to MEKVFSENSIEMVINLVAMPGIRPSLEDPLLYENVNIKGLMNILELCKKYRINVDYAILLTQQLKNQEKL
- a CDS encoding response regulator transcription factor: MKKILIVEDEKKISRYLQLELEHEGYSIDIADDGAIALEFFKKNFYNIILLDLMLPKLSGEEVCRQIREKSEVPVIVLTARDKTFSKINLLDLGADDYITKPFAIGELLARIRVALRHKKKFSDGDQVIDYGGIRINLDKKVVDIQEKEVSLTKTEFNLLHYLVLNREIVLSREQMLNNVWGYDYAGGEKIVDVYIKSLRKKIDYGEKKLIHTIRGFGYILKEEN
- a CDS encoding glycosyltransferase family 2 protein, translating into MQRISVIAPVYNEEENISRFIKKVEDSVRKEFISYEIILINDGSTDKSREILDQEASQNGHIKVYHFTKNNGQTAALAAGFEKCSGDIVVTMDSDLQTDPDDIYTLLPYLENYDMVNGRRASREDGIKKKISSLVGNGVRNLITGDNIQDTGCPLKLFKKEVAKSYVLFEGMHRFLPTLARLRGFKVVEVPVRHYDREFGVSKYGVWNRLFKGLKDAFAVRWMKNRILKYEFETGGNQK
- a CDS encoding glycosyltransferase family 39 protein, whose protein sequence is MKNRKILIFIAMTLLVYPLFFFRDLTPDNELKYISIVTEALDKGNTFAFYNHGIPYADKPPLYFWIIMMVKNITGSYSVPAIGIFSLLPALLILIVMSRWSSSVLDEGDQTLASGILFTTAIFLGGGLILRMDMLMTLFIVLALFSFYRCYTETGKSWEPYLVWVWIFLALFTKGPLGMLIPLVSIAVFLSTEKKLSKINKYLPIWGFFMLVGMAAIWLALVYLEGGKDYLYNLTVKQTVGRGVNSFKHNRPFYYYFIEFPVVFLPWSVFYFTTFILGIKNRKNAGVLEKFFRTVVVSTFVLLSIISSKLEIYLLPVYPFVTFLSIIQFRRLAKEKYWRWCTALPGLLMVLMFPGVLVVAFLDKLPFAGNVLFYIGMLLISLLGIYSFSNTVKGDFKKSSWGIVGGMLFLIFSISLNMENLNNEIGLRSLAEKGEKLRTEGGKSSYYAFNFEKAENMDVYLHEPVTNIGDLDTLKKAVNEKSMVLFVRKKDIKRNQELKGILNNFSQFEIGSNYVYRISSPE